In a single window of the Streptomyces sp. HUAS ZL42 genome:
- a CDS encoding DUF3592 domain-containing protein: MEAIFFIVPMLMIALASFAAILVIRRSRRISRAWSSGLTAQARCLRTYTTTSGGGGDRSVHTTMHHVYEFVTYDGRPVRFEERGGPGTTLEGDIVTVHYAADRPEQATAKPPAPGKLAAGTGCVLAFLGMLILFALGFILVTVAVFAHAEDFVQS, from the coding sequence ATGGAAGCCATCTTCTTCATCGTGCCCATGCTCATGATCGCGCTCGCCTCCTTCGCCGCGATCCTCGTGATCCGCCGCTCCCGGCGGATCAGCCGCGCCTGGAGCAGTGGCCTGACCGCCCAGGCGCGCTGTCTGCGGACCTACACGACGACGAGTGGTGGCGGTGGCGACCGCTCGGTGCACACGACCATGCACCACGTCTACGAGTTCGTCACGTACGACGGCCGCCCCGTCCGGTTCGAGGAGCGGGGCGGCCCGGGGACCACCCTCGAGGGCGACATCGTCACCGTGCACTACGCGGCGGACCGCCCGGAGCAGGCCACGGCCAAGCCCCCGGCGCCGGGGAAGCTCGCGGCGGGCACGGGATGCGTGCTGGCCTTCCTCGGCATGCTCATCCTCTTCGCCCTCGGCTTCATCCTGGTGACGGTCGCGGTGTTCGCCCACGCGGAGGACTTCGTGCAGTCGTAG
- a CDS encoding D-2-hydroxyacid dehydrogenase, with protein sequence MTAPTLLVLDADPLPRLGRLTGRARIVHTDASTLAERLPEADVLLVWDFASHAVREAWPGGGPRPRWVHTASAGVDHLMCPELAASDTVVTNARGIFDEPIAEYVAALVLTMAKDLPRTWELQQKHEWRHRETQRLAGTRACVVGSGPIGRAIVHTLKALGVITALVGRVPRTGVHGPDDLDRLMARADWVIAAAPLTEQTYGMFDTRRFGVMQPSARFVNVGRGQLVVEDALAEALSKRWIAGAALDVFEQEPLSPDSPLWQVPNLLISPHMSGDTIGWRDELGAQFVELYERWAAGRPLRNVVDKKRGYVPGH encoded by the coding sequence ATGACTGCCCCCACCCTCCTCGTCCTGGACGCCGACCCCCTCCCCCGCCTCGGCCGCCTCACCGGACGGGCCCGGATCGTGCACACGGACGCGTCGACGCTCGCCGAGCGCCTCCCGGAGGCCGACGTACTGCTGGTGTGGGACTTCGCCTCGCACGCGGTGCGCGAGGCCTGGCCGGGCGGGGGCCCGCGGCCGCGCTGGGTGCACACGGCGAGCGCCGGCGTGGATCATCTGATGTGCCCGGAACTCGCCGCGTCCGACACGGTGGTGACGAACGCGCGCGGCATCTTCGACGAGCCCATCGCCGAGTACGTCGCCGCCCTGGTCCTGACCATGGCGAAGGACCTGCCGCGGACCTGGGAGCTTCAGCAGAAGCACGAGTGGCGGCACCGCGAGACGCAGCGCCTGGCCGGCACCCGCGCCTGTGTCGTCGGCTCGGGCCCGATCGGGCGGGCGATCGTGCACACCCTCAAGGCGCTCGGCGTGATCACCGCGCTCGTCGGCCGTGTCCCGCGCACGGGTGTCCACGGCCCCGACGACCTGGACCGGCTGATGGCCCGCGCGGACTGGGTGATCGCGGCCGCCCCGCTCACCGAGCAGACGTACGGCATGTTCGACACCCGGCGCTTCGGCGTGATGCAGCCCTCCGCCCGCTTCGTCAACGTCGGCCGCGGGCAGCTGGTCGTCGAGGACGCGCTCGCCGAGGCGCTGTCCAAGCGCTGGATCGCCGGGGCCGCGCTGGACGTGTTCGAGCAGGAACCCCTCTCCCCCGACAGTCCCTTGTGGCAGGTGCCGAACCTGCTGATCTCCCCCCACATGAGCGGCGACACGATCGGCTGGCGGGACGAACTCGGCGCCCAGTTCGTGGAGTTGTACGAGCGCTGGGCGGCGGGCAGACCGCTGCGGAACGTCGTCGACAAGAAGCGCGGATACGTACCCGGCCACTGA
- a CDS encoding aspartate/glutamate racemase family protein, with protein sequence MTALGFLYPGHSAEDDYPRIEQLLGSDIRVDLVHTDIGEDAHRVDALRRMGSPERLTAGVEQLRLAGAEAVVWACTSGSFVYGWEGAHEQVRTLARAAGMPASSTSFAFVHAVQEIGVGRVAVGATYPEDVALLFGDFLRAGGVSVSSVRSSGIVTAAEVGEWGEEQVFSLARSADAPDAEAVLLPDTALHTAAYIPALEKELGKPVLTANQVTVWEALRLTDRRVNEPGLGVLFTREPIVQV encoded by the coding sequence ATGACAGCACTCGGATTCCTCTACCCGGGTCACTCGGCCGAGGACGACTACCCGCGCATCGAGCAGCTCCTGGGCAGTGACATCCGGGTGGACCTCGTCCACACGGACATCGGCGAGGACGCACACCGGGTCGACGCGCTGCGGCGCATGGGATCGCCGGAGCGGCTGACCGCGGGGGTCGAGCAGCTGCGGCTGGCCGGGGCGGAGGCGGTGGTGTGGGCGTGCACGAGCGGAAGCTTCGTGTACGGCTGGGAGGGCGCCCATGAGCAGGTGCGCACCCTTGCCCGGGCGGCGGGTATGCCGGCGTCCTCGACGTCCTTCGCCTTCGTGCACGCCGTGCAGGAGATCGGGGTGGGGCGGGTGGCGGTCGGGGCGACGTACCCGGAGGACGTCGCCCTGCTGTTCGGGGACTTTCTGCGGGCCGGGGGAGTGTCGGTGAGCTCGGTCCGCAGCTCCGGGATCGTGACGGCGGCGGAGGTCGGGGAGTGGGGGGAGGAACAGGTCTTCTCGCTGGCTCGGTCGGCTGACGCGCCGGACGCGGAGGCGGTGCTGTTGCCGGATACGGCGCTGCACACGGCTGCGTACATTCCCGCGCTGGAGAAGGAGCTGGGTAAGCCGGTGCTTACGGCCAACCAGGTCACGGTGTGGGAGGCGTTGCGGTTGACTGATCGGCGGGTGAATGAGCCGGGGCTGGGGGTGTTGTTCACTCGGGAGCCGATCGTTCAGGTGTGA
- a CDS encoding SPFH domain-containing protein, translating into MNAITSQTPESEGPATRPTRLIHNETTTEIPVHLLFRDDPQAQPVALGSAVVGCRQETGEQPRLRRPVAIKARPVAQVDPALVELPAPVLPGAVGVLAGVGGAAGCAVTSWWAGALPPLVVEALGLPAYPPGAGGLGPVQWAAFLGAGALGLWGFGGLARGRTGCSWVLGLFGRYRGTVRRTGLLWINPLLMRRRVDVRLRHWRSEPMPAADGHGVALRVVVLVVWRVRDTARAALGVEDHETYLRECVEAALARVPVEMPGGTRGSVEAAGDALTRLVAQDAGVIGLEVFSVQPVRVEYAPEVAAAMHRRRIAALDAQQRASMLTSVVDSVEDTVTRLTMRGLVELDDYERKALVKDLTVAFCAGRGEQAP; encoded by the coding sequence ATGAACGCGATCACTTCACAGACGCCCGAGTCCGAGGGCCCGGCCACCCGGCCGACGCGGCTGATCCACAACGAAACGACCACCGAGATCCCCGTCCACCTGCTGTTCCGTGACGACCCCCAGGCGCAGCCGGTGGCGCTCGGGTCCGCGGTCGTGGGGTGCCGTCAGGAAACGGGTGAACAGCCGCGCCTCAGGCGCCCGGTGGCGATTAAGGCGCGGCCGGTGGCGCAGGTCGATCCCGCGCTGGTGGAGCTGCCGGCGCCGGTGCTGCCCGGGGCGGTGGGGGTGCTCGCCGGGGTCGGCGGGGCGGCCGGGTGCGCGGTCACCTCGTGGTGGGCGGGAGCGCTGCCGCCGCTCGTGGTGGAGGCGCTGGGACTGCCGGCGTACCCGCCGGGGGCCGGGGGGCTGGGTCCGGTGCAGTGGGCGGCGTTCCTGGGGGCCGGCGCGCTCGGCCTGTGGGGCTTCGGAGGCCTCGCCCGCGGGCGGACGGGGTGCTCGTGGGTGCTCGGACTGTTCGGACGTTACCGGGGGACGGTCCGGCGTACCGGTCTGCTGTGGATCAACCCGCTGCTGATGCGCCGCCGCGTCGACGTGCGGCTGCGGCACTGGCGCAGCGAGCCGATGCCCGCCGCCGACGGCCATGGGGTGGCCCTGCGGGTGGTGGTCCTGGTGGTGTGGCGGGTCCGGGACACCGCGCGGGCCGCGCTCGGCGTCGAGGACCACGAGACGTATCTGCGCGAGTGCGTCGAGGCGGCGCTCGCCCGCGTACCGGTGGAGATGCCGGGCGGCACGCGGGGTTCGGTGGAGGCGGCCGGGGACGCGCTGACGCGGCTGGTCGCCCAGGACGCGGGGGTGATCGGCCTCGAGGTGTTCTCGGTGCAGCCGGTCCGGGTCGAGTACGCCCCCGAGGTCGCCGCCGCGATGCACCGGCGCCGGATCGCCGCGCTGGACGCGCAGCAACGGGCAAGCATGCTGACGTCGGTCGTGGACTCGGTCGAGGACACGGTGACGCGGCTGACCATGCGGGGACTCGTCGAACTCGACGACTACGAGCGGAAGGCGCTGGTGAAGGACCTCACGGTGGCCTTCTGCGCGGGACGCGGCGAACAGGCGCCCTGA
- the ehuB gene encoding ectoine/hydroxyectoine ABC transporter substrate-binding protein EhuB: MAPPTSHVSHDAHTTGTTRRSLLAGVAALGALGAAGCSRVATASTAKGGDLLDRLKAAGVVRLGIAGEIPFGYIDRNGDLTGEAPELAKVIFKRLGVDRVQPVPTEFGSLIPGLNSQQFDVVAAGMYVNPERCEQVVFADPDYQMLDSFIVRKGNPKGLHDYKDVVEKKAKFATGTGYAEIQYAVEAGYKESDILIVPDQVAGLNAVEAGRVDVFAGTALTTREVVKKSGKAEATKPFAPLVDGKPHVDGGAFAFRPTETRLRDAFNTELHALKKSGELFRILEPFGFTRAEMTDLTAKELCGG; encoded by the coding sequence ATGGCTCCACCAACCAGTCATGTCAGTCATGACGCACACACAACCGGAACCACGCGCCGGTCGCTGCTCGCGGGGGTGGCGGCGCTCGGCGCCCTGGGTGCCGCCGGCTGCAGTCGGGTGGCGACGGCGTCGACCGCGAAGGGCGGTGACCTACTCGACCGGCTCAAGGCGGCCGGAGTCGTACGGCTCGGAATCGCGGGCGAGATCCCCTTCGGATACATCGACAGGAACGGCGATCTCACCGGCGAGGCACCGGAGTTGGCCAAGGTCATATTCAAGCGGCTCGGGGTGGACAGGGTGCAGCCCGTGCCGACCGAGTTCGGCTCGCTCATTCCGGGCCTGAACTCGCAGCAGTTCGACGTCGTGGCCGCCGGGATGTACGTCAATCCCGAGCGCTGCGAGCAGGTCGTCTTCGCGGACCCGGACTACCAGATGCTGGACTCCTTCATCGTGCGGAAGGGGAATCCGAAAGGGCTGCACGACTACAAGGACGTCGTCGAGAAGAAGGCGAAGTTCGCCACCGGGACCGGATACGCCGAGATCCAGTACGCCGTCGAGGCCGGGTACAAGGAGAGCGACATCCTCATCGTCCCCGACCAGGTCGCCGGGTTGAACGCCGTCGAGGCCGGACGTGTCGACGTGTTCGCCGGTACGGCGCTCACCACCCGGGAGGTCGTGAAGAAGTCGGGCAAGGCGGAGGCCACCAAGCCCTTCGCGCCCCTCGTGGACGGCAAACCGCATGTCGACGGAGGCGCCTTCGCCTTCCGGCCGACCGAGACCAGGCTGCGGGACGCCTTCAACACCGAACTGCACGCGCTCAAGAAGAGCGGCGAGCTGTTCCGCATCCTCGAGCCCTTCGGCTTCACACGGGCCGAGATGACCGACCTCACCGCGAAGGAGCTGTGCGGCGGATGA
- the ehuC gene encoding ectoine/hydroxyectoine ABC transporter permease subunit EhuC, producing the protein MTSGLWELVLKGVWTTVQLLVLSSLVAVVVSFAVGIARTHRRWIVRFLAGFYTEVFRGTSALVMIFWVFFVLPLAFGWQLVPMWAATLALGLTYGAYGTEIVRGALNAVDPAQQEGGIALSFTPWQRLRLIVLPQAVPEMIPTFCNLLIELLKGTALVSVMGMGDLAFSGNLVRLALQESAEIYTYILLIYFVIAFLLTRVMRGLEKRLKAGVGKAPQKAVAPVRVPEATAGVGGGVR; encoded by the coding sequence ATGACCTCGGGACTCTGGGAACTCGTACTCAAAGGTGTATGGACGACCGTCCAGTTGCTGGTCCTCAGCTCGCTGGTGGCCGTCGTCGTCTCCTTCGCCGTCGGGATCGCGCGCACCCACCGGCGGTGGATCGTCCGCTTCCTCGCGGGCTTCTACACCGAGGTGTTCCGCGGGACCTCGGCCCTCGTGATGATCTTCTGGGTGTTCTTCGTGCTGCCGCTCGCCTTCGGCTGGCAGCTGGTACCCATGTGGGCGGCCACCCTGGCGCTGGGCCTGACCTACGGGGCGTACGGCACGGAGATCGTGCGCGGTGCGCTGAACGCCGTCGACCCGGCGCAGCAGGAGGGCGGGATCGCGCTGAGCTTCACGCCCTGGCAGCGGCTGCGGCTGATCGTGCTGCCGCAGGCGGTGCCGGAGATGATCCCCACCTTCTGCAACCTGCTGATCGAACTGCTCAAGGGCACCGCGCTGGTGTCGGTCATGGGCATGGGCGACCTGGCGTTCAGCGGCAACCTGGTGCGCCTCGCACTGCAGGAGAGCGCCGAGATCTACACGTACATCCTGCTGATCTACTTCGTGATCGCGTTCCTGCTGACCCGGGTCATGCGGGGTCTTGAGAAGCGTCTGAAGGCGGGCGTCGGCAAGGCGCCGCAGAAGGCGGTGGCCCCGGTGCGCGTGCCCGAGGCGACGGCCGGCGTCGGAGGTGGTGTCCGATGA
- a CDS encoding IclR family transcriptional regulator: MRLEPTAPYHSAQDALRVLEIVARHSSGVTDAELARETHLGTERLTTLLRMLRREGYVEQITDGAYIAGDALTRLSSARHREQALRDKLQQTLDRLRDSVGAAVYISRYVDGEINITQYADSPATPAVNEWFDFRSSAHATAIGKSLLGQLDHNGRRDHLSRHKMARLTSRTITSDKVLLSRLEAQPPTVPHLDLQEYAIGTVCAAVPITAGSSVGCLALSLPVEHAHRLRQAADTLNRNAAPVLLSLAF, translated from the coding sequence GTGAGGCTCGAGCCGACCGCGCCGTACCACTCGGCCCAGGACGCCCTGCGCGTCCTGGAGATCGTGGCACGGCACTCATCCGGCGTGACCGACGCCGAACTCGCCCGCGAGACGCACCTCGGCACGGAGCGACTGACCACGCTCCTACGGATGCTGCGTCGCGAGGGATACGTCGAGCAGATCACCGACGGGGCGTACATCGCCGGGGACGCCCTGACCAGGCTGAGCTCCGCCCGCCACCGTGAGCAGGCCCTGCGCGACAAGCTCCAGCAGACCCTGGACCGGCTGCGCGACTCCGTCGGCGCCGCCGTCTACATCAGCCGGTACGTCGACGGCGAGATCAACATCACCCAGTACGCCGACAGCCCGGCCACACCCGCGGTCAACGAGTGGTTCGACTTCCGTTCCTCCGCCCACGCCACCGCGATCGGCAAGAGCCTCCTCGGCCAGCTCGACCACAACGGCCGCCGGGACCATCTCTCCCGCCACAAGATGGCCCGCCTCACCTCGCGCACCATCACCAGCGACAAGGTGCTGCTCTCCCGTCTGGAGGCCCAGCCGCCCACCGTGCCCCACCTCGACCTGCAGGAATACGCGATCGGCACGGTCTGCGCGGCCGTCCCGATAACGGCCGGTTCCTCGGTCGGCTGCCTGGCGCTCTCGCTCCCGGTGGAGCACGCGCACCGGCTCCGCCAGGCCGCGGACACGCTGAACAGGAACGCGGCACCGGTGCTGCTGTCACTGGCCTTCTAG
- a CDS encoding lytic polysaccharide monooxygenase, with protein sequence MRKKTKWYAAALGLTTAGAFVLSAGGASSHGYTDLPISRQKLCQNGTVTNCGDIQWEPQSVEGPKGFPASGPADGQICSGGLSRFSQLSSPRTPSGAAWPTTRVTGGQSYTFRWQFTAMHATTDFKYYVTRAGWNQNHNLARSDLNLTPFLTVPYGGQRPPSTLSHSGTLPSGLSGHHVILAVWTIADTGNAFYACSDVTF encoded by the coding sequence ATGCGCAAAAAGACCAAGTGGTACGCCGCCGCGCTCGGGCTCACCACGGCAGGAGCCTTCGTGCTCTCCGCCGGAGGCGCGAGCAGCCACGGCTACACCGACCTCCCCATCAGCCGGCAGAAGCTCTGCCAGAACGGCACGGTGACCAACTGCGGCGACATCCAGTGGGAGCCGCAGAGCGTCGAGGGTCCGAAGGGCTTCCCGGCCTCCGGACCGGCCGACGGGCAGATCTGCAGCGGCGGTCTCAGCCGGTTCAGTCAGCTCAGCTCCCCGCGGACCCCGTCGGGCGCCGCCTGGCCCACCACCCGGGTGACGGGCGGCCAGAGCTACACCTTCCGCTGGCAGTTCACCGCCATGCACGCCACGACCGACTTCAAGTACTACGTCACCAGGGCGGGCTGGAACCAGAACCACAACCTGGCCCGCTCCGACCTCAACCTCACCCCGTTCCTGACGGTCCCCTACGGCGGCCAGCGCCCGCCGTCGACCCTCTCCCACAGCGGCACCCTGCCGTCCGGGCTGAGCGGACACCACGTCATCCTCGCGGTGTGGACGATCGCCGACACGGGCAACGCGTTCTACGCCTGCTCGGACGTCACGTTCTGA
- a CDS encoding amidase has translation MTDSTELTTLTAVRLVEGYRKGEFSPVDATRAALERAERIQPEVNAFVRLLPDEALAQARASADRWKQGTPAGLLDGVPVTVKDILLLRGHPTLRGSRTIPQEGPWDEDAPSVARLREHGAVFLGKTTTPEYGWKGVTDSPLTGVTRNPYDPTRTAGGSSGGSAAAVALGAGPLSLGTDGGGSVRIPAAFCGIFALKPTYGRVPLYPASAFGTLSHVGPMTRDAADAALLLDVIAAPDSRDWSGLGPAGTSYSDAVTGGVRGLRVAYSPSLGGQVAVRPAVATAVRRTVERLAGLGAYVEETDPDFTDPVDAFHTLWFSGAARVTQRFGPHQRELLDPGLREICALGARFSALDYLAAVDVRMDLGRRMGRFHDTYDLLVTPTLPITAFEAGAEVPRDSGHHRWTGWTPFTYPFNLTQQPAASVPVGTDGGGLPIGLQIVAARHRDDLVLRAAHALYEAGVTSGGS, from the coding sequence ATGACGGATTCCACCGAGCTCACCACTCTGACCGCCGTACGGCTCGTCGAGGGCTACCGCAAGGGCGAGTTCAGTCCCGTCGACGCGACCCGGGCGGCGCTGGAGCGGGCCGAGCGGATCCAGCCGGAGGTGAACGCGTTCGTACGGCTCCTGCCGGACGAGGCCCTGGCGCAGGCGCGCGCGTCGGCGGACCGCTGGAAGCAGGGCACGCCCGCCGGTCTGCTCGACGGCGTCCCCGTCACCGTCAAGGACATCCTGCTCCTGCGCGGCCACCCGACCCTGCGCGGCTCGAGGACGATCCCGCAGGAGGGCCCCTGGGACGAGGACGCCCCCTCCGTGGCCCGCCTGCGCGAGCACGGCGCCGTCTTCCTCGGCAAGACCACGACACCCGAGTACGGCTGGAAGGGCGTCACCGACTCCCCGCTGACGGGCGTGACCCGCAACCCGTACGACCCCACGCGTACCGCGGGCGGCTCGAGCGGCGGCAGTGCGGCGGCCGTGGCCCTGGGTGCGGGTCCGCTGTCACTGGGCACGGACGGCGGGGGCAGTGTGCGCATCCCGGCGGCTTTCTGCGGGATCTTCGCGCTCAAGCCGACGTACGGCCGTGTCCCCCTCTACCCGGCCAGCGCCTTCGGTACGCTGTCGCACGTGGGCCCGATGACCAGGGACGCGGCGGACGCGGCGCTGCTGCTCGACGTGATCGCCGCGCCGGACTCCCGCGACTGGTCGGGACTGGGCCCGGCCGGTACGTCGTACTCGGACGCCGTGACCGGGGGTGTGCGAGGGTTGCGGGTGGCGTACTCGCCGTCCCTGGGCGGCCAGGTCGCGGTGCGGCCGGCGGTGGCGACGGCGGTACGGCGGACCGTGGAGCGGCTGGCCGGGCTGGGGGCGTACGTCGAGGAGACCGACCCCGACTTCACCGACCCGGTGGACGCCTTCCACACCCTGTGGTTCAGCGGGGCGGCGCGGGTGACCCAGCGCTTCGGGCCGCACCAGCGGGAGCTGCTGGACCCCGGGCTACGGGAGATCTGCGCCCTGGGCGCCCGTTTCAGCGCGCTCGACTATCTGGCCGCGGTCGACGTCCGCATGGACCTCGGCCGCCGCATGGGCCGCTTCCACGACACCTACGACCTGCTGGTCACCCCCACCCTCCCGATCACGGCGTTCGAGGCGGGCGCGGAGGTCCCGCGCGACTCCGGCCACCACCGCTGGACGGGCTGGACCCCGTTCACGTACCCCTTCAACCTGACCCAGCAGCCCGCTGCCTCCGTCCCGGTGGGGACGGACGGCGGGGGTCTGCCGATCGGCCTGCAGATCGTGGCGGCCCGCCACCGCGACGACCTCGTCCTGCGCGCGGCGCACGCGCTGTACGAGGCCGGGGTCACGTCCGGCGGAAGCTGA
- a CDS encoding DUF3830 family protein: MTDRFIEVSLAKRGIHCTAKLLDDRAPLTCAAVWNALPLSGDVYHAKYARNEIYALFPPFAESEPPLENPTVTPIPGDLCYFSFAGTELGTRAYGYDREVRAGTTVVDLALFYERNNLLLNGDVGWVPGIVWGQVVEGLAEMAEACNDLWRAGAAGETLSFRRT, translated from the coding sequence ATGACGGATCGGTTCATCGAGGTGTCGCTGGCCAAGCGGGGAATCCACTGCACCGCAAAGCTCCTGGACGACCGCGCCCCGCTCACCTGCGCGGCCGTGTGGAACGCCCTTCCGCTGAGCGGAGACGTCTACCACGCGAAATACGCACGCAACGAGATCTACGCTCTTTTCCCGCCCTTCGCGGAATCGGAGCCACCCCTGGAAAATCCGACAGTCACCCCGATTCCCGGAGATCTCTGCTATTTCTCCTTCGCCGGTACCGAATTGGGGACCAGGGCCTACGGCTACGACCGCGAGGTCCGCGCCGGGACGACGGTCGTCGACCTGGCCCTGTTCTACGAGCGCAACAACCTGCTCCTCAACGGCGACGTGGGCTGGGTGCCCGGCATCGTCTGGGGCCAGGTCGTGGAGGGTCTCGCGGAGATGGCGGAGGCCTGCAACGACCTGTGGCGGGCGGGGGCGGCGGGGGAGACGCTCAGCTTCCGCCGGACGTGA
- the ehuD gene encoding ectoine/hydroxyectoine ABC transporter permease subunit EhuD: MKWDWSAVADFMPHFWDGVLVTLQALALGSLISFALGLVWALLMRTPSRWVRWPVGAVTEFVRNTPLLVQLFFLFYVLPEWGLTFSALATGVFAIGLHYSTYTMQVYRAGIEAVPAGQWEAATALNLPRTRTWQVVILPQAIRRVVPALCNYVIAMLKDTPLLMAITVLEMLGQARLYSQEHFQFTEPLTVIGVAFVLISYLASLLLRALERRLVH, from the coding sequence ATGAAGTGGGACTGGAGTGCCGTCGCCGACTTCATGCCGCATTTCTGGGACGGCGTGCTGGTCACCCTGCAGGCCCTCGCCCTGGGCTCGCTGATCTCGTTCGCGCTCGGGCTGGTGTGGGCGCTGCTGATGCGGACGCCGAGCCGCTGGGTGCGCTGGCCGGTGGGCGCCGTCACCGAGTTCGTCCGCAACACCCCGCTGCTGGTCCAGCTGTTCTTCCTCTTCTACGTGCTGCCCGAGTGGGGACTGACCTTCTCCGCGCTGGCCACCGGCGTCTTCGCGATCGGACTGCACTACTCGACGTACACGATGCAGGTCTACCGGGCCGGCATCGAGGCGGTGCCCGCCGGCCAGTGGGAGGCGGCGACGGCGCTGAACCTGCCGAGGACCAGGACCTGGCAGGTGGTGATCCTGCCGCAGGCGATCCGCCGGGTCGTGCCCGCCCTCTGCAACTACGTCATCGCGATGCTCAAGGACACACCGCTGCTGATGGCGATCACCGTGCTGGAGATGCTCGGCCAGGCGCGGCTGTACTCCCAGGAGCACTTCCAGTTCACCGAGCCCCTCACGGTGATCGGCGTGGCCTTCGTCCTCATCTCCTACCTGGCCTCCCTTCTTCTGCGAGCACTGGAGCGACGTCTTGTCCACTGA
- a CDS encoding aspartate/glutamate racemase family protein: MDVSFLGGPRPQRGVGVIAPFDFALDRELWRWVPDEVSLHLTRTPFVPVEVSLDLARLVSEHQTLGDAVRTLTAITPEVVAYACTSGSFVGGVAGERAMCEAMTRAGAVPSVTTSGALLEALAELGARRVALVTPYTVSVTRALEEYVAQAGVTVTGCAFMGLTRHIWRVPYRDVVGMARRAVRGRGADVLFISCTNLPTYDVIPQLEVELRIPVISANQVTMWAALRRLGTRAVGPYQALLDETARAWPPVLPEEEQQQEGWT; the protein is encoded by the coding sequence ATGGACGTCTCATTTCTGGGCGGCCCGCGCCCCCAGCGCGGTGTCGGTGTCATAGCCCCCTTCGACTTCGCGCTCGACCGCGAACTGTGGCGCTGGGTGCCGGACGAGGTCTCCCTGCACCTGACCCGGACGCCGTTCGTGCCGGTCGAGGTGAGTCTCGATCTCGCCCGCCTGGTGAGCGAGCACCAGACGCTTGGCGACGCGGTGCGCACGCTCACCGCGATCACACCCGAGGTCGTCGCCTACGCCTGCACCTCCGGCAGCTTCGTCGGCGGCGTCGCCGGGGAACGGGCGATGTGCGAGGCGATGACACGGGCGGGCGCGGTGCCGTCCGTGACCACGTCCGGGGCGCTGCTGGAGGCGCTCGCCGAGCTGGGCGCACGACGGGTGGCGCTGGTGACGCCGTACACCGTGTCGGTGACACGGGCGCTGGAGGAGTACGTGGCGCAGGCGGGCGTGACGGTCACGGGGTGCGCGTTCATGGGGCTGACGCGGCACATCTGGAGGGTGCCGTACCGGGATGTGGTGGGGATGGCTCGGCGGGCGGTACGGGGCCGGGGCGCCGATGTGCTCTTCATCTCCTGCACGAACCTGCCCACGTACGACGTGATCCCCCAACTGGAGGTCGAGCTGCGGATACCGGTGATTTCGGCCAACCAGGTGACGATGTGGGCGGCCCTGCGCCGGCTGGGTACCCGGGCGGTGGGGCCGTATCAGGCGCTGCTCGACGAGACGGCGCGTGCGTGGCCTCCCGTACTTCCGGAAGAAGAGCAGCAGCAGGAAGGGTGGACATGA
- the ehuA gene encoding ectoine/hydroxyectoine ABC transporter ATP-binding protein EhuA yields MKEPDAGANPPADGSELIRLERVTKRFGTNTVLDRLDFSVNSGRHVTLIGPSGSGKTTILRLLMTLTKPEEGTITVDGEQLFPAPEKQVREVRKKIGMVFQQFNLFPNMSVLRNVTEAPVTVLGLSKDEAEARARELLELVGLADKCDARPTQLSGGQQQRVAIARALAMRPRVLLLDEVTSALDPELVAGVLDVLRDIARTTDITMLCVTHEMNFARDISDQVLMFDSGRVIESGPPEKIFGDPEQERTREFLSAVL; encoded by the coding sequence ATGAAAGAACCCGACGCAGGCGCCAATCCGCCGGCGGACGGCAGCGAGCTGATCCGCCTGGAGCGGGTCACCAAGCGCTTCGGGACGAACACGGTCCTCGACCGGCTCGACTTCTCCGTGAACTCCGGCAGGCACGTCACGCTGATCGGTCCGTCCGGCTCCGGCAAGACCACGATCCTGCGGCTGCTGATGACGCTGACCAAGCCGGAAGAGGGCACGATCACGGTCGACGGGGAGCAGCTCTTCCCGGCCCCCGAGAAGCAGGTCCGCGAGGTCCGCAAGAAGATCGGGATGGTCTTCCAGCAGTTCAACCTGTTCCCGAACATGTCGGTGCTGCGCAACGTCACCGAGGCCCCGGTGACCGTGCTCGGCCTGTCCAAGGACGAGGCGGAGGCGCGGGCCCGCGAGCTGCTCGAGCTGGTGGGGCTGGCCGACAAGTGCGACGCCCGGCCCACCCAGCTGTCCGGCGGGCAGCAGCAGCGGGTGGCGATCGCGCGGGCGCTGGCGATGCGGCCGCGGGTGCTGCTCCTGGACGAGGTGACCTCGGCGCTCGACCCGGAGCTGGTCGCGGGCGTGCTCGACGTGCTCCGGGACATCGCCCGCACCACCGACATCACGATGCTCTGCGTGACCCACGAGATGAACTTCGCCCGGGACATTTCGGACCAGGTCCTGATGTTCGACTCCGGCCGGGTCATCGAGTCCGGCCCGCCGGAGAAGATTTTCGGCGACCCCGAGCAGGAGCGGACGCGGGAATTTCTCAGCGCGGTCCTGTAA